Proteins encoded by one window of Agelaius phoeniceus isolate bAgePho1 chromosome 3, bAgePho1.hap1, whole genome shotgun sequence:
- the SIX2 gene encoding homeobox protein SIX2 translates to MSMLPTFGFTQEQVACVCEVLQQGGNIERLGRFLWSLPACEHLHKNESVLKAKAVVAFHRGNFRELYKILESHQFSAHNHPKLQQLWLKAHYIEAEKLRGRPLGAVGKYRVRRKFPLPRSIWDGEETSYCFKEKSRSVLREWYAHNPYPSPREKRELAEATGLTTTQVSNWFKNRRQRDRAAEAKERENNENSNSNSHNPLSASMNGNKTVLGSSEDEKTPSGTPDHTSSSPALLLSSNPGLQPLHGLGHPQGPSAIPVPSADPMHHHSLQDSILNPMSSNLVDLGS, encoded by the exons ATGTCGATGCTCCCGACTTTTGGCTTCACCCAAGAGCAAGTGGCCTGCGTCTGCGAGGTGCTCCAGCAAGGCGGCAACATCGAGCGGCTGGGGCGGTTCCTCTGGTCCCTCCCTGCCTGCGAGCACCTCCACAAGAACGAGAGCGTCCTGAAGGCCAAGGCGGTGGTGGCCTTCCACCGGGGCAACTTCCGCGAGCTCTACAAGATCCTGGAGAGCCACCAGTTCTCGGCGCACAACCACcccaagctgcagcagctctggctcaaGGCGCACTACATCGAGGCGGAGAAGCTGCGGGGGCGACCCCTAGGGGCGGTGGGCAAGTACCGGGTGCGCCGCAAGTTCCCGCTGCCCCGCTCCATCTGGGACGGCGAGGAGACCAGCTACTGCTTCAAGGAGAAGAGCCGCAGCGTCCTCCGAGAGTGGTACGCGCACAACCCCTACCCGTCCCCCCGCGAGAAGCGGGAGCTGGCCGAGGCCACCGGCCTCACCACCACCCAGGTCAGCAACTGGTTCAAGAACCGCCGGCAGCGGGACCGCGCCGCCGAGGCCAAGGAAAG GGAAAACAACGAGAATTCCAACTCCAACAGCCACAACCCGCTCTCGGCGTCAATGAACGGGAATAAGACAGTTTTGGGGAGCTCAGAGGACGAGAAGACGCCGTCAGGGACCCCGGATCACACCTCCTCCAGCCCCGcgctgctgctcagctccaaccccgggctgcagcccctgcacgGCCTgggccacccccagggccccagcGCCATCCCCGTGCCCAGCGCCGACCCCATGCACCACCACAGCTTGCAGGACTCCATTCTCAACCCCATGTCATCTAACTTGGTCGATCTGGGCTCTTAA